Proteins encoded together in one Alteribacter keqinensis window:
- a CDS encoding DUF4397 domain-containing protein, with translation MRKWIMLCLTFLFALSAMGANVSFADTGEGFVRAVHASPDAPAVDIYVNKDKVVEGVSFKGVSEYMPLQEGSYTIRIFAQGANPKKDTPVIEKNVDVKGEQAYTLAAVGPLNQIDLVAVSDDLQPAEGKAKVRAAHFSPDAPAVDIAAGPETILFENVSFPQVAEYLEVDAGTVNLQVRPTGSQDVVFEVPNLGLEAGAVYSALAVGQLEGEPGFDIIIVKDELKE, from the coding sequence AATGGATTATGTTATGTCTGACATTCCTGTTTGCGTTATCAGCTATGGGAGCAAATGTTTCTTTTGCAGATACAGGTGAAGGCTTTGTTAGAGCTGTTCATGCATCCCCGGATGCACCTGCAGTGGATATCTATGTGAATAAGGATAAAGTAGTTGAAGGTGTTTCATTTAAAGGTGTGAGCGAATACATGCCATTACAGGAAGGCTCTTACACCATCCGTATTTTTGCCCAGGGAGCAAACCCTAAAAAGGATACCCCTGTTATTGAGAAAAATGTAGATGTAAAAGGGGAACAAGCATACACCTTGGCAGCAGTAGGTCCTCTAAACCAAATTGATCTTGTAGCTGTCAGTGATGACCTCCAGCCTGCAGAAGGTAAAGCAAAAGTCAGAGCAGCCCACTTTTCCCCTGATGCCCCGGCTGTAGACATTGCAGCAGGACCGGAAACGATTTTATTCGAAAATGTGAGCTTTCCTCAGGTAGCTGAATACTTGGAAGTGGATGCAGGAACTGTGAACCTGCAAGTACGGCCAACCGGGTCACAGGATGTGGTGTTTGAAGTTCCTAATTTAGGACTCGAGGCAGGCGCTGTTTATTCTGCATTAGCAGTAGGCCAGCTTGAAGGAGAACCGGGCTTTGATATTATTATTGTAAAAGATGAACTGAAAGAATAA
- a CDS encoding D-alanyl-D-alanine carboxypeptidase family protein, producing the protein MRKTNYPIIFSLLFIITLTSFPSLPEAGKPSDLYSEAAVVIDARTGEVLYEKNAYRTMYPASITKIITTIVALEEAGLSDDVQVSFDAVNVIGSRVYLLEEEILPLEQLLHGIMISSGNDASIAVAEHIDGSVKAFADRMNAFVTEKVGVENSNFTNPHGLFEEEHVTTAYDMARISAYAMGNEQFREIVGTKSLDWKGEGWETTLYNHHDLMRQNDHITGVKNGYVRRSGYTLVTSAFDGDTEVIVVTLNSPSRLFAYNDTNKLIDYSLAEYETQVLSLADEDLLTNHIIPEELAVTTRRGEDIKYEVREEGEIIVTGKGNRKIAHIDLEKRYLTDLPSYIIPSDKETTVVKKQEEPIKKSIALWFILSGFNKVFNR; encoded by the coding sequence ATGAGAAAGACAAATTATCCAATAATATTCTCACTACTATTCATTATTACATTGACATCATTTCCATCATTACCAGAAGCTGGCAAACCCTCCGATCTATACAGTGAGGCAGCAGTTGTTATTGATGCCCGCACCGGGGAAGTCCTTTACGAAAAAAACGCATACCGGACAATGTACCCGGCAAGCATAACGAAAATCATTACAACTATTGTGGCTCTGGAAGAAGCAGGTCTTTCTGATGACGTACAAGTGAGTTTTGATGCGGTAAATGTAATAGGCTCCAGAGTCTATTTACTGGAAGAGGAGATTCTTCCACTCGAACAGCTTCTCCATGGCATCATGATCAGTTCCGGTAACGATGCATCTATAGCAGTAGCCGAACATATAGATGGTTCAGTTAAGGCTTTTGCAGACCGGATGAATGCGTTTGTGACAGAGAAGGTAGGGGTTGAAAACTCCAACTTTACGAATCCCCACGGCCTTTTTGAAGAAGAGCATGTAACCACCGCCTACGATATGGCCAGAATAAGTGCTTATGCAATGGGAAATGAACAGTTTAGAGAGATTGTCGGAACGAAAAGCCTGGACTGGAAAGGGGAAGGGTGGGAAACAACCCTTTATAATCACCACGATTTAATGAGACAGAATGACCATATTACAGGAGTAAAAAACGGTTATGTCAGAAGATCGGGCTATACTCTGGTTACCTCAGCATTTGATGGGGACACTGAAGTGATTGTTGTAACACTGAACTCCCCATCGCGGCTGTTTGCATATAATGATACGAACAAGCTTATTGACTACAGCCTGGCTGAATATGAAACACAGGTGTTAAGCCTTGCCGATGAAGACCTTTTGACCAACCACATTATACCTGAAGAACTTGCAGTGACAACCCGCAGGGGAGAAGATATTAAATATGAGGTGCGCGAAGAAGGAGAAATTATTGTAACTGGGAAAGGGAACCGGAAGATCGCTCATATTGACCTTGAAAAAAGGTACCTGACAGATCTCCCGTCGTATATTATCCCTTCAGATAAAGAAACAACAGTCGTTAAGAAGCAGGAAGAGCCGATTAAGAAAAGTATTGCACTGTGGTTTATTTTAAGCGGGTTTAATAAGGTTTTTAACAGATAG